In Streptomyces sannanensis, the DNA window GCGCTGCGTTGGCCGAAAACCCATGGAGCGCTGCTACGAGGGCCTTCGGCCGCCTTGCGATCGCACGCACCGGACGCCGCTCCTTGACGGGCGAACGTTGCCGGTCGCGGCACTAGACTTGAAGAGTTCTTCAATTGGCAAGTCATCGAGTCGACCGGCGAGGAAGGGACGGGACTGAAGGTGAGCGTATTCGCTGATGCCGTCCGTGAGCGTGTCCGGCAGGCGCGGGCCGACATCGAGGCCGCGTTGGCCGCCGGGGACGCCCACGGGGCCGAACTGGCCCGGGAGGAGCTGGAGGACGCGCTGCGGCTCGCTGCCCGGCACAACATCAGGATCGAGACGGAGGACGAGGTGAGCGACCAGTGAAGCCCGCGGTACCGCTGTACCAGGCGAAGGCCGAGTTCTTCAGGATGCTGGGGCATCCGGTACGTATCCGCGTCCTGGAGCTGCTGCAGGACGGGCCGATGCCCGTACGCGACCTGCTCACGAAGATCGAGATCGAGCCCTCCAGCCTCTCCCAGCAGCTCGCGGTCCTGCGCCGCTCGGGCATCGTGACCGCGACCCGCGAGGGCACCACGGTGGTGTACGAGCTGGCCGGCGGGGACGTGGCGGAGCTGATGCGGGCCGCCCGGCGGATCCTGACGGTGATGCTGGCCGGGCAGCAGGACCTGCTGGCCGAGCTGACCACCACCGACGCCCGGGCAACGTCATGAGCGAACCGCGCAAGCAGCGCGAGAAGGATGTCGAGCGGTGGCTGGAGAGGGGGGTGGCGCTGCGCGCCGCCTTCTATGTCTTCGGCACCCACCTGTTCGCCGGGTTCGTGTGGCTGCTGTTCTACATCGGCCGGCACGCCCACAAATGAGCCCGGTGCGGCCCCACGCCGTGAATCGCGCCGCAGCGGCGCACGTCGGCCCGGACGCCTGCGGCCCCGTCCTCACTTGAGGGCGGGGCCGCAGGTCACTCGGCGGCGCGGGGTCAGGCTTTCTCAGGAACTCGGTTGCGACGCCGTCCGCTCGTCCGGCCACCGGTCGCTGCACCACTGCCGCTGCTCACCGGCGGTGACCTGGTGGGCGGCGAGCGCGGTGGGCAGGTCGCAGTGGACCCGGATGGCGGGGCCCTTGGCGTCGGGGACGAGTGAGCCGTCGGCGGGGATCGCCGCGAGTTCCAGGGGTCGGCCCTCCTCGGCGAGCCGGCGGGCGGCCTGGGCGACGGCGACCTGGCCGCCGACCGACCAGCCGCGCAGTCCGGTCAGGTCCAGCACGACCGGGCCGCTGCCCCGGGCCTGCACCCAGCCGATCGCGCCGTCGAACCGGGCGATCGCCTCGGCGCCGAGGTGCCCGGCCAGGGACAGCACGCCGAGGCCGGGGTGGGTGGTGTAGCGCCACTCGATGGTCATCAGGGCCTCGGCTTTCTACAGGGGGAGGGTGATCCAGATGCTTTTGCCGCGTCCGTCGGTGTCGCCGCGTACGACGGCGGTGCCGCCCAGCGAGAGGGTGAGCTCGACGACGGTGGCCAGACCGGTGCCCGCGGTACTCGTGACCGCCGCGTACAGGGGCGGCTGGTAGGGGTGGCGGTCGTGGACGGCGAACGCGAAGGTGCCGGGCCCGGCGGCGTAGACGACGGTGACGTTCTCCGAGAGGACGGCGGCGTGGCGGACGCTGTTGGTGACCAGCTCCGACAGGATCAGCAGGGCGGGGTCCACGCTGGGATGGCGCCGGGAGATGCCCCACTCCGTCAGGACCATCTCCGTGGTCTCCCGCGCCATCCGTACGGCCGATCCCATGGCGGGCACGGTCAGTACATGCCGCAGTGGCAGCCTCTCCCACTCGGGGGCCATCAGCGCTCCTGTCCGGTGCCGAGGCGGAAGCCGGCCACCGTCCGGGGGCGGAGCCGCAGCAGGGTGTCGTGCGGTCCGTGGGCCCAGCCGGGCAGGGTGCGCCGGTAGTGGGCGGCCTCGTCCGGGTCCGTGACGACCTCGCACGGGCCGGTCGCGGACACACTCCAGCCGGTGCCGGTGGGCATGCGGACCTCGTCGGCGTGGTAGGTGAGCAGAACGCGCCCGGTCAGGGCGGCGGCCTGGACGGGGGTGCGGACGATCAGGCGCCCGTACTCCAGGACATGGACGGCGGGGCGGACGACCACGACCTCGCGCTGCACATAGGCCACCCGGCCCCGTGCGGAGCCTTCCAGGAGCCACAGGGCCTCGGTCCCGGACACCTCGGTCATCAGACGGTGGGCGGGGACGCTCATCGCATCGCCTTCCGTGTGTGGTGCGGGGCCAGGAGCCCGGCGTGTTCGAGGTACTCGCGGGCCCCGGCGATGGCCTCTGGAGTGGTGGCGTACTCCCGCCCCTCGTGGCGCAGCAGGTCGAGCGCGCCGACGGATTCCAGGGCTTGGCGCTGTCCGGGGCGGATGCCGGAGGTCATCACTGCGATGCCGCGGCGGTGGAGCTTCTCGACCGCGTCCTTGAGGACGAGGGCGCCGGTGGCGTCCATGGTGGTGACCCGGGACATACGCAGGATCACCACGCGGACGTCGGCGACCTCGGACAGCTCCAGCAGGAAGCGGTGGGCGCCGGCGAAGAACAGCGGCCCGTCGATGCGGTAGGCGACGATGTGCTCCGCGAGCAGCGCGTGTTCCTCGTCGCTGTGCTCGCCGGGCAGGTCGGGGCGGAAGTCGACCTGGTCCATACGGGCCTGGCGGGCCACCGCCCGCAGGGCGAGGGCCCCGGCCACGATCAGGCCGATGATGACCGCGTAGACCAGGTCCAGGGCGAGGGTGGCCACCGCCGTGAGGACCAGGACCACGGCGTCCGCGCGGGTCGCCTTCGCCATCGCCCGCAGCGAGCCGACCTCTACCATGCGGATCGCGGTCGCGATCAGCACCCCGGCCAGGGCCGCGAGCGGGATCTTGGAGACCAGCGGGGCAGCGGCGTACACGATCACCGCCAGCACGGCGGCATGGGTCAGGGCGGCCAGCCGTGAGGAGGCGCCGGTGCGGACGTTGACAGCGGTACGGGCGATCGCGCCGGTCGCGGGAACGCCGCCGAACAGCGGGGCGGCGATGTTCGCCAGGCCCTGCCCGAACAGTTCCCTGTCCGGATCGTGCTTCTGCCCGACCGTCATGCCGTCGGCGACCTGCGCGGACAGCAGCGACTCCAGCGCGGCCAGAGCGGCGACCGCGACGGCCGGGGCGAGCAGGGAGCCGAGCGCGGACGGTTCGACGAAATCGAGGGAGGGAGCGGGCAGTCCCGACGGCAGGTCCCCGATCGGGGCGGCCGCGTCCAGATGGAAGACCTGCGCGACGATCGTGGCGGCGACGACCGCGACGATCGAGAACGGGACGGTGGGCCGTCGGCGGGCCCCCACCAGCATCACGAGCGCCACCGCGGCCGCGAGCGCCACGGCGGTCCAGTTCGGCGACTTCACGAACTCCCCGATGGCGTGCCAGGTCACCACCAGGACCTTGTCGCCCTCCGGCTTGGCCACGCCGAGCGCGCCAGGGACCTGCTGCAGGCCGATCACGCAGGCGATGCCGAGAGTGAAGCCCTCCACCACGGAGGCCGGGATATAGGCCATGTAGCGGCCGGCCCGCGCCACGGCCAGGCCGAGCAGCATCAGCCCGGCGATCAGGCCGACCATCAGCACGCCGCCGGTGCCGTACTGGGCGACGATCGGCACCAGGACGACGGTCATCGCGCCGGTCGGTCCGGAGACCTGGAGGTTCGACCCGCCGAAGACGGCGGCCACCGTGCCCGCGACCACGGCGGTGGCAAGCCCCGCCTCGGCGCCCAGGCCGGATGAGACACCGAAGCCGAGTGCCAGCGGCAGGGCGACGATGGCGACGGTCAGCCCGGCCAGCAGGTCACGGCGCGGGTCGCGGCCCATCGCGGCCAGGTCGGCGCGGGACGGAAGCAAGGAACGCACCCGGGCGATGCCCCGGGCCACAGGAGTGCTCATGGGGCCGGAACCTCGGCTTCCCGCAGCTCGGCCAGCAGCTCGTTCTGCCCGGAGAGCATCTCGGTCAGGATCCGGCGGGCGGCCCGCAGCAGCTCCGCCACGTCGCCGCCGGCCAGCTCGTAGACGACGGTGGAGCCCTCTCTGGTGGAGGTCACGATCCCCGAGCGGCGCAGGACCGCGAGCTGCTGGGAGAGCGCGGCGGGCTCGATCTCGATCTCGGCGAGCAGGTCACGCACGGGCATCGGCCCGTCCTGCAGCAGGTCCAGCACCCGGATGCGCACCGGATGCCCCAGCATCCGGAAGAACTCCGCCTTCGCCTGGTACAGCGGAACCGGCATCGGCCTGTCTCCTCCTCATCATCGACATCGCCCGCGCATGCGGACCGCCGGGCGGCTGGTCACCGCCGGGGCACGGCACGCGCCCACGGTCGTCCGCGATCCTCGGCCGCGGGCGTCCTTGTACAAGGCGCGTCGCTCTCGCCGTGCCGGCGCCTGCATGCCCGGGGGTCGCGCCCCCGCACAGAAGGCGCGACCAGGGATCCATGATGTAGGCAATTGCAGAACTTTGCAATTTCGCAACCCCGTAGGTTGCAGTCCCGATGCTCCGTGCGACGTAAGCGGTTCTCCGAGTGCGGCCGTCACTCAGGTCGTCGACGTGCCAGTCCGCCCCGTCGTTCCGGTGGGCGGGCTGCGGGGGAGCAGCGGCTGTCGATCAGTGCAGCGCTTCGCCGTTACCAGAGCCCGATCGGGTGATGCGAACGCTGAAATCCGGCGCACTCGGCAGAGCGCCGCTTGGCTGAAACGTATGCAGGGACGCCCTGAACTGTTCGCGATCGAAGTGGAGCCGGAGGTACGTGCGTGGCTGGAAACTCTTACGCCTGACGACTACCGAGCCGTCGAGAGGTTCGCCGACCGGCTTGCGTCGGACGGCCCCCTCTTGCCTTTCCCGCTGGCCAGTCATCTCGGTGACGGCCTGAGAGAGCTTCGCATCGGTTCTGTACGCGTCACATACTGGCTGGCTCCCGGACGCAGAGCCGTTTTGCTCACAGTGTTCCGAAAGACCAAGATGCGGGAGGCGGAGCAGGTTCAGAAGGCGCAACGCGCGCGGAAGCTTTGCGAGGCCGAGCATCCGCCTGCGGGCGAGCACGACGTCTACAGTAGGCCTGAGGAGGCCTGATGAGCAGGGGTTACCACACGAGCTGGAGGGTCCCGCCCGAGCATCGGGAGGACGCCGCATACCGCGCTGCCGGGCGCCGTATGGACTTCGCACAGGCCGTCTACGAGCGCCGCTCCGCACTTGGCTGGAGCGCGGCAGAACTTGCAGACCGGGCCGGCATGACGGAGGAGGGCATCGAGCGCATCGAGGAGAGCGGTGTCGACCCGACCCTCGAACTGATCGAGCAACTGGCTGCCGCACTCGAATCCGGGGCAAGCATCGACCCACGTGCGACACCGGAGTTTCGCTTCGTGAGCCGTGCCGCCTGAATCAGCAGGGCCGCACCGAGGAGTATGTGAAGGCTCATGCGCCTAGAAGATCACTGAAAATCTTGTGTTGAGGGCGGCTTCCGCGACGGTTGGGCCGTCAGTGAGTCGGGGCAAGGGTCCAGGTGCCGTCGGCGGGTTCAAGGCCGAGGTTGATGAGCCGTCGGAGGTTGAGGGCGGCAGCGCGGTTGCGGATCCAGGTGTCGTTCTTGATGGTGCCGAGGTAGCGCAAGCGGCGGTTGCCTTTGGCGGTCAGCCAGGCGATACCGCGTTCGACGGGTGGCCGCCAGCGGCGGTAGGTGTCCTTCCAAGCGGGGTCGGCAGCCTGGGCGCGGGCGTCGGCCAGGCGCCGGTGCTGGGGGTGAACCCGCAGGACACGGCCGGTCTTGGAGGTGGTGCAGCGTTCACGCAGCGGGCAGCCGGTGCACAGCTTCTTGTACTGGGCCTGGCGGAACCCTCCCTTCAGAGGCTTGCCGAGGGGGAGGGTGTGCCCTGCCGGGCAGGTGACCTGGCTGTTTTCGGTGTCGATGTGGAAGTCGTCGCTGGTGAAGCCGCCGGGGACCGCCACCCGAAGCGGTGGCGGTTTGAGGACGGCGTCGTGGCCGGCCTGTTCGAGGTGTTCGCGCAGGTCGGCGGTGCCGTAGGCGGAGTCGCCGAGCACCTCGACCGGCTCGGCCTCGTCTGCCACATTTCCGTAACGCCGTTCCGTGACGCCCGCCGCTGACGGCAGGCCCGGGGTCAGCTCGTCTTGATGGGCACCCTGCCGGCGTCGTACACCTGTCCGGTGAGGGCGTTGACTCGGTAGGTTTCGACGGGAGCCGGTGCCTGCGCATCGTCGGTCTGTCCGGCGTGGGACGATGTCACGTTCACGAGCCAGTAGGGCTTCCACTTGCCGTCCAGGTCGTCCGCCTTCACGGTGACGGCCTTGGTCTGAAACTCGGCGTCGGTGCTTCCGTTGGCCCGCAACTGCGCCGCCACGGCCTTGTTTACCGCCTCCTCGGCCTGCCGTGCGTCGAGCTTGACCTCGGGGAGGTCTGCGCGCGTCGGGCCGAGGGTCACGTCGATATGAGATACGCGCCCGGCCCTGTCGATCTGGACGTCCAGCATCCTGGGCATCAGAACGTCGTTGTGAGTCCATCGCCAGTTCGTCATCCAGCCCAGGCTGGCCTTCTCGCCGACGGGATCGGTCTCCTGCACAGTCGCGCTCCTCGCCCATGGGTATTGCCGGCGCGCGTACGCCTGCGCAATCTCATGTGCCTCGCGGGCGGTGGTGGGCGCTTTCGCCCCCTTCACCGGGTATCCCATGCCGGTGGGCCGGTCGCTTTCCTCGAGGAGCACGTTCAGGTGCTTCTTGTCCGGCCAGGAGAGGCTGCCGTTCCCGAACAGCTCGGACTGGCCCTTCTCACGGATGTGCAAGTGGAAGATGACGTCCTTGCACGATGCGTCCGGGCAGGGCTGCTCATACAGCTGGCCGATCGTGTACCGGTCACCGAACGCTTCCCTCACCGCCGCCTCGACAGCGCGCTTCTGATCCGTATCCGCCGCGGAGAGGCCGCTGCCGTCAACGTTGGTGAAGGCGAGCATCGGGCGGGCGACGCCCAAGCCCAACAGGAACAGTGCGAGGGAGGCGATCAGTGCGCCCTTCACGCCGCCCTGCCACAGGAGCGACTTGCGCACGGTGAGTACGGTTGCGGCGATGGCGAGTCCCGCCAGTCCGCCGATGATGTTCATCTCGGCGTCCGAGCTGTCGCACACGCGCCCCAGGCCGTCGACGGTGGCCTGCGTGAATTCGATGGCCAAGGGCAGGGCGATGACGCCGACCAGGGCGGGAAGGGGCCGGCGGACTGCCAGGAGGGCAAGGGTGCCGACAGGCACCATCATCGCCAGGTTCCACAGCCCCTGCGTGGTGTGGAATGGCTCGGCGAACTGATGGTTGAGGACGCATACGTCGCTGGCCGGGCCGGCACCCATGAAGGTGACGCCGAGGACACCGGTGACGGTGAAGGCGAGTCCAGACCACCACAGGCCGTGAGTGTTGCCCAGCCGGCGAGCGAGCGCCCATGCCGCACCACCGAGAGTCAGGGCCGTCAATGTGCACGCGACCAAATAGCCGACGTGATGCTGGAAGATCGCGGAGAACACGGCGCGGTCCTTGCGTAGTCAGAGTGAGGTAGGCAGGGCCGCAGGCCCCGCCTGATCAGACGGAGCCTGCAGGGTGTTGGTTTCAGCAGTGTGTGCTCGGCGTCTGGAACGTGCCGCCGCTGTAGGTGAGGACACCGGCCATGCTCTTGCAGTAAGCGCTGCTACCCAGGCCCCACGACTTCTGCACGGTCTGGCCCGAGCTGATCGAGAAGGAGGAGGAGTACGTCGTAGATCCGCTGTACGTATAGCCGAGGCGGACGCTGATGGTAGAGCCGCCCGTCTTGGAGTACGTGGCGTACACGGTGGTGCCCGAAGTCTGCTTGTTGTACAGGATGCCGTTGGACAGCGTGGTGCACCGCTCCATGGGCTCGTTAGTGGCGGTGTAGCCGGAGCTGCTGCAGTAGGCGGCGGCCGACGCGGTCGGCGCGCTGAACATGACCGAGCCAGCCGCAATAGCAAGTGCGGTCAGCGTGACGTTGGCTCTGGAAGACATCGATGTGTGGGGGCGTACGGTGTCGGCGTCGCCGAACACCAGCAGGGTGGGCGCCTCGATCGTGGCGGCCTCCGCCGACCAGTCGTAGTCGTGCCCCAGCAGATCGGCCATCTTGGCGACCAGATGGCGCCGCGGGACCGCGAAACTCATCGGTCGCTCAGAAGTCGCCCTCCTTAAGGGCGTCGACGAAGGACGCCCAGCCCGGGGCACGGAAGACGAGCGCGGGACCTTCGGGGTCCTTGCTGTCACGGACGGGCGCGACGCCGGGGAGGCCGTCGGCGACCTCGACGCAGTTGCCGCCCTCTCCGTTGCTGTAGGACGACTTGCGCCACCTGATGGTGCTCATGGTCTCGTGTAGTCCTTCGCCACCGATTCGAGCAGGTCGAGGGACGCCATCGGCGACAGTGCGGCGGCCCTGACGAGATCGTATGACTTCTGGAAGCGCTCTACCAGGCCAGGATCCTCAATGAGTTGGCCGGTGTGGGCACCCTCGGCGTAGACAACGATCGGCGCTTCGTCGAAGGTCATCAGTCGGAACGCCTCCTGGATGAGGGCATGGGCCGAGGCGGCGAAGGGCAGCACCTGCACCATGACTCGATGCTCGCGCCCCAGCACAGCCAGGTGCAGCAGTTGTCCGCCGATGACGTCCGGCCCACCAAGTGGTACCCGCAGCACCGCTTCATGCAGGACTGCCCACAACATGGGCGGTGTTGAGACATCGAGAATGCGTTGGCGCTCCATGCGCGTATGGACGTGCCCCTCCACCTCCTCCTGAGGTGCGAGCGGAAGCGTCGTCCGGGTGATGGCGCGCGCGTAGCCCTCCGTTTGTAACAGACCGGGCACCAGAACCGGCGCGTACTCGCTGATCGTCTTCGCCTGCTGCTCCAGCTCCGCCGCGTCCGCGA includes these proteins:
- a CDS encoding metalloregulator ArsR/SmtB family transcription factor — encoded protein: MKPAVPLYQAKAEFFRMLGHPVRIRVLELLQDGPMPVRDLLTKIEIEPSSLSQQLAVLRRSGIVTATREGTTVVYELAGGDVAELMRAARRILTVMLAGQQDLLAELTTTDARATS
- a CDS encoding DUF6126 family protein; translation: MSEPRKQREKDVERWLERGVALRAAFYVFGTHLFAGFVWLLFYIGRHAHK
- a CDS encoding STAS domain-containing protein, encoding MTIEWRYTTHPGLGVLSLAGHLGAEAIARFDGAIGWVQARGSGPVVLDLTGLRGWSVGGQVAVAQAARRLAEEGRPLELAAIPADGSLVPDAKGPAIRVHCDLPTALAAHQVTAGEQRQWCSDRWPDERTASQPSS
- a CDS encoding ATP-binding protein; translation: MAPEWERLPLRHVLTVPAMGSAVRMARETTEMVLTEWGISRRHPSVDPALLILSELVTNSVRHAAVLSENVTVVYAAGPGTFAFAVHDRHPYQPPLYAAVTSTAGTGLATVVELTLSLGGTAVVRGDTDGRGKSIWITLPL
- a CDS encoding pyridoxamine 5'-phosphate oxidase family protein — encoded protein: MSVPAHRLMTEVSGTEALWLLEGSARGRVAYVQREVVVVRPAVHVLEYGRLIVRTPVQAAALTGRVLLTYHADEVRMPTGTGWSVSATGPCEVVTDPDEAAHYRRTLPGWAHGPHDTLLRLRPRTVAGFRLGTGQER
- a CDS encoding SulP family inorganic anion transporter; its protein translation is MSTPVARGIARVRSLLPSRADLAAMGRDPRRDLLAGLTVAIVALPLALGFGVSSGLGAEAGLATAVVAGTVAAVFGGSNLQVSGPTGAMTVVLVPIVAQYGTGGVLMVGLIAGLMLLGLAVARAGRYMAYIPASVVEGFTLGIACVIGLQQVPGALGVAKPEGDKVLVVTWHAIGEFVKSPNWTAVALAAAVALVMLVGARRRPTVPFSIVAVVAATIVAQVFHLDAAAPIGDLPSGLPAPSLDFVEPSALGSLLAPAVAVAALAALESLLSAQVADGMTVGQKHDPDRELFGQGLANIAAPLFGGVPATGAIARTAVNVRTGASSRLAALTHAAVLAVIVYAAAPLVSKIPLAALAGVLIATAIRMVEVGSLRAMAKATRADAVVLVLTAVATLALDLVYAVIIGLIVAGALALRAVARQARMDQVDFRPDLPGEHSDEEHALLAEHIVAYRIDGPLFFAGAHRFLLELSEVADVRVVILRMSRVTTMDATGALVLKDAVEKLHRRGIAVMTSGIRPGQRQALESVGALDLLRHEGREYATTPEAIAGAREYLEHAGLLAPHHTRKAMR
- a CDS encoding metalloregulator ArsR/SmtB family transcription factor; translated protein: MPVPLYQAKAEFFRMLGHPVRIRVLDLLQDGPMPVRDLLAEIEIEPAALSQQLAVLRRSGIVTSTREGSTVVYELAGGDVAELLRAARRILTEMLSGQNELLAELREAEVPAP
- a CDS encoding type II toxin-antitoxin system RelE/ParE family toxin, translating into MQGRPELFAIEVEPEVRAWLETLTPDDYRAVERFADRLASDGPLLPFPLASHLGDGLRELRIGSVRVTYWLAPGRRAVLLTVFRKTKMREAEQVQKAQRARKLCEAEHPPAGEHDVYSRPEEA
- a CDS encoding helix-turn-helix transcriptional regulator, producing the protein MSRGYHTSWRVPPEHREDAAYRAAGRRMDFAQAVYERRSALGWSAAELADRAGMTEEGIERIEESGVDPTLELIEQLAAALESGASIDPRATPEFRFVSRAA
- a CDS encoding transposase; its protein translation is MADEAEPVEVLGDSAYGTADLREHLEQAGHDAVLKPPPLRVAVPGGFTSDDFHIDTENSQVTCPAGHTLPLGKPLKGGFRQAQYKKLCTGCPLRERCTTSKTGRVLRVHPQHRRLADARAQAADPAWKDTYRRWRPPVERGIAWLTAKGNRRLRYLGTIKNDTWIRNRAAALNLRRLINLGLEPADGTWTLAPTH
- a CDS encoding VanZ family protein, yielding MGAGPASDVCVLNHQFAEPFHTTQGLWNLAMMVPVGTLALLAVRRPLPALVGVIALPLAIEFTQATVDGLGRVCDSSDAEMNIIGGLAGLAIAATVLTVRKSLLWQGGVKGALIASLALFLLGLGVARPMLAFTNVDGSGLSAADTDQKRAVEAAVREAFGDRYTIGQLYEQPCPDASCKDVIFHLHIREKGQSELFGNGSLSWPDKKHLNVLLEESDRPTGMGYPVKGAKAPTTAREAHEIAQAYARRQYPWARSATVQETDPVGEKASLGWMTNWRWTHNDVLMPRMLDVQIDRAGRVSHIDVTLGPTRADLPEVKLDARQAEEAVNKAVAAQLRANGSTDAEFQTKAVTVKADDLDGKWKPYWLVNVTSSHAGQTDDAQAPAPVETYRVNALTGQVYDAGRVPIKTS
- a CDS encoding DUF397 domain-containing protein, which codes for MSTIRWRKSSYSNGEGGNCVEVADGLPGVAPVRDSKDPEGPALVFRAPGWASFVDALKEGDF
- a CDS encoding helix-turn-helix transcriptional regulator, encoding MTQPRNTDPYTDPRAFYGSELRRLREAAMLSQEQLGERAFCSGTYVGQLEAATRRPQLDLSRLLDEVLGSGEHLQRLCRLARKSKVADYFADAAELEQQAKTISEYAPVLVPGLLQTEGYARAITRTTLPLAPQEEVEGHVHTRMERQRILDVSTPPMLWAVLHEAVLRVPLGGPDVIGGQLLHLAVLGREHRVMVQVLPFAASAHALIQEAFRLMTFDEAPIVVYAEGAHTGQLIEDPGLVERFQKSYDLVRAAALSPMASLDLLESVAKDYTRP